The following is a genomic window from Zalophus californianus isolate mZalCal1 chromosome 10, mZalCal1.pri.v2, whole genome shotgun sequence.
tctcattttcctttggCCTTGGTCCAGGGGCAACTGGAACACTGAGCAGCTGATGAAAGTGGAAAAGTTATTGTACACATACTCCATTGGATTTCGTCAGGTGTTTCAAGACCATGTCAGACACTGGCAGCTTGAATGTAAGTTCAGTTCCctcagggaaggagggatggaggtggcaagtgtgtgtgtgtctccttgaGTTCCTTCTTCCTCTAGGAAAGAGCCTCCACTAGCTTCTGAAACTCAGGTTTCCCTATCATAAATCTGAATCACAACCTCTGGGCAGGGGGTAGAAGCCAGACCCGGATTCTTGAAAAGCTTCATATCTTCTGCTACTTCCCACTCCTCTCATTGACCACAGGCTGTGCTCTCCTGTCTCCCCCTAGTGTCTCCCATGGCCATCACTTTCCCTGGCCTCCAACCAGGCACCCTCTTTTCCCTCACTCTGTGACTGACTCCTTGAACTGTACTTTTCTCCCCATTCAATCCCATCAACAAATTCTGTCTATGCTTTCCCTGTACCGCACTGCAGTCCCTTCACCCTAGATTGTTTTTTATCCCCAGCTCTCGTGCTGTGCCCTTCCCTATTCTCTGCCCACATCATTCATGTCTCTCCTCcaacattttttccttcctctatcattcacctcttcctctgcctccagtGACCACCACTTCCTCTTTGTGTGAGCCTCCCATCAAACCAAACTGTGCTCCATTCCCTCCAATCCCCAGAACTTtcacctctgcttctgccctccaGGGATTCCACTAATCTCATTTCATCTCCTTCACTCCCCTTGTCCTATAACTCTCAACTTCTCTTCCCCAGATCCCTTCCAGGTACAGCTCGCAGAAGGCTGTAAGCTACACACTGGGGAAGCATCAGTAGGATTTGTGCGGATTGCTTATCAAGGGGCAGATCTCATGAGCTTCCAGAACATGACATGGTGGCCATCTCCAAAGGGAGGAAGTAGGGCTCATCATGTCTGCAAACTATTCAATCAGTACCATGTGACGAATGAGGAAATACACACACTCTTTACTGACTCCTGCCCCCAGTTCCTCTTGAGTCTTCTTGATGCAGGGAAGGAAGATATCCAGCGACAAGGTCagtcctgctccctccctccatgAATTCTCTACTCTGCATTCATAAATTTACACCATTCCTTCAAAGAAGGAGCCAAGAGGGAGATGGGGGTTGGTGACAGGTTTGAAGAGGTAAAAAGATGTGTCTATCTAAAGTGATGTGAAGATCTACCTTCTCAGTCTGTGAATACCTGTCTTGTGTCTGCAGAGAGGCCAGAGGCCTGGCTGTCCACTGGCCCCAGTCCCGGTCCCGGCCGTCTGCTGCTGGTGTGCCACGTCTCTGGCTTCCACCCAAAGCCTGTGTGGGTGATGTGGATGCGAGGTGAGAAGGAGCAACAGGGCACCCAGCGAGGTGACGTCCTGCCCCTTGCTGATGGGACGTGGTATCTTCAGACATCCTTGGATGTGAAAGCCAGTGGGGCAGCTGGCCTGTCATGCCGAGTGAGACATAGCAGTCTAGGAGGCCAGGACATGGTCCTCCACTGGGGTGAGAAGGAACTGGGACCCACCTGGGAAAGGAGGTGGTTGGTCTTAGAGCAGAGTGTGAGAGCCAGATGAAAATTTGGGTTGCTAGGGATTCCAGAccaaaaatgactaaaatcagtAAACCAAGGAATGGAGAACTAAGGGTGGGAGCCCTCTAGATGTTGGAGGATGGAGGGGTTGGGTGAAGGGTCCATCtcaggaggaatgggagaagTGAAAGGAGGAAGGGCGGTTGGTGAGGCAGAGGATGATAGGAGCAGAGTGGACCAGGGAGGTGCAGTTCAACTTGGGTTGGATGGGAAATGACACCCTTTGTGCACCAAACCCACAGAGCAGCCCCACTCCATGGGCTTGGTCTTCCTGGCAGTAATAGTGCCCCTGGTGCTTCTGGCAGGTCTGGCATTGTGGCTCTGGAAGCGCTGGTGAGTCTCTGGAGccaccttcctcctctttcccatGCATCTCCCTACCTTTCAGTCTGTCCTCAGCCCTCCTGCTCCTACTGCTCTTCCCTCCTGCAGTCCTCACCTCTGCTTGCTGCAGAGTGACTCCTCTGTTCCTCCCAGGAAAACACACTGGAGACCTCAGTGCACTGGCTTCCCTTTGGAGTGAGATCCCAGCAGCCCAGGCTCCAGGATTTATCTAAACCCAGCTCAGCGGTGATGTCCTTGCAACTCTCTACGTGCAATTTTGTCTTTCACTTCTGCTTAATTATCTGTTGTCACTATAAGTTCAGTGTAATTTAGTGGGATTTGTTGTTGTGACCTGATTCTGGgactttaaaattcaaaatttaactcTGGTGGAATAAAGTCCCAGAACCTCCACGGGACATCAGGCATCAAATGTCAGTTCCTCGAGAGCCTTCCCTGATTTACTAGTGGAAGCAGTCTCTGCTTGGTgaaaatttcctcaatttttagTTGCACTTTGGCAAATCTATTTCTGACCCCACCCCGTATTGTCCCCTGTGAagtcccttttctccttttaatacTTAGACCTGTTGAGATCAAagtccatgttttttttttttttttttaactttttggtaCGGTGTCTAACCTACATGGAATATGTCCTCAATAAAAATCTGTGTTGAATATATGCCACATTTAtagctttttctgtttcttttacttcCTGACATGTTTGTAGTAGTTGAGATGTTTGATGCTTTTCTtgttaaaagtcttttttttttggccgaGGGACTTCACATTCTCATAGTTCCTTGTGTCAATTCTGAGACTGAGGAGAAACACAGTTTTACCTGTGACCATTCGAGTTATTTAACTGTAGACATCTATTGGAGTGGACCTGTTGCTCCAAGTATTCTGAATaaaaagaggaaggcaggatGCTTGCTGTTTGTGAGGCTCAGGGATAGCCACAGAGTTGTCACACTGGGGCTTGTTAGAAATATAGGGTCTTGGTCTCAGCTGAGAGTCACTGAATCACAATTTGCATTTTAGCAAAACCAGCAAGGGATTCACAGAGGCATAAAATATGAGAGGCACTGATATAGGTGATACCTGGGAGGTATCAGGGCAAGTGTGtccctgaacagaaaagagatggtccaggaaagaaaacaagagtgCTATGGTCAGGAAGGAATGGGGATCCAACAAGGACCATGCATTCAGTGCTTCCTGGCATTCATGGCTACTGTGTTATAGTCACTGAAGGCACAGATATTGAGCCATTGTTTCTGGGGGAAATCTGGGGTTGGGTTTCTGAGAGCCTCTGCTTACAATACTTTCCAACTGGTGAGTACACAGCCTGGAttcatgtgtgtttctgtgtaaagacagcttctttttttttaaattttactttattatgttatgttagtcaccgcacaatacatcattagtttttgatgtagtgatccataattcattgttttcatataacacccagtgctccacacagaacgtgccctccttaatacccatcacctggctaaaccatccccccacccgcctcccctctagaaccctcagtttgtttctcagagtccatagtctctcatggttcatctctctctccaattAAAGACAGCttcttaatatatatgtatttccaaATAATTCATCGTGTGGCATATTTCCCTATCCTGAAATACTAGCTCAGAAGTGTAACATTTCCCAGCTTGGGTACTGTGATCATCAGTGTCTTTGGTTTTAGCCCCACAGCTATTGCCTGTGGTGCTTTTAGAAACAAATAGACAAGAAACAGTCATCATCTCATAAATCCACAAGTAtaatttctttctccccttttctgtGGGGTTACCCTAGTGTCCTAGATGTTACTTTAGCGCTCTCTGGCTCCATATAGATGTCAtgaatgtcttatttcttttcctggaTTTACTGCATTGATAATTCATCACCTCTCACCTCATGGCCCACACCTCTGCATAGGGAGCCTGAGTGAGCCTTACCTGCACAAGTGTTTTGTCATGAGGCACATCTGACCCTCTTGTGCTTAGGACACCAGTCAGCCCTGAAGCTCTGGGCTTCAGGGCCTTTTTAAACACTGAAATCACCAGGAAAGAGCATGTAATTCAGAAAATGTGACACCAAATGGGCCATGAGCAAGACAAGTGTTTACAGTGTGTGATTTAACACGGGAAGGCTGAGGGGCACATGGCTCAGCCTCACCAGTCAACACATAAAGTGGGTGACACATTTCAGGTCTCTCTCCTTGCCTCTTTGAAGAGCGGTGAGCACATGTGTCTGGGGGCTACAAATCAACATCAGCAGGTAGGCCAATCAGCACAGACAGACTCCATGAATAATGAAGACAGACCCTTTGTGACTGATGACCCCCATTCAGAGGGAATGGAAACATCCATGGCTATACTTCAGTTACTCTTGGTTTCATTAATTAACTCAGCAAACCATTCTCAAGCCTGGCCATGTAGCTGGGACATCTTGAATGTCAAGTAGTAGGGGAGGGAAAGGTCTTCTATGTCCCCAGAGATTGAACACTTTGCTTTCCTGATTTGTTTacctttgtttgtttctattttcttttttctttttaattttttattgttatgttaatcaccatacattacatcattagtttttgatgtagtgttccatgattcattgtttgtgcataagacccagtgctccacgcagaatgtgccctctttaatacccatcaccaggctaacccatccccccatgcccctcccctctagaaccctcagtttgtttttcagagtccatcgtctctaatggttcatctccccctctgacttactccccttcattcttcccctcctgctatcttcttcttcttc
Proteins encoded in this region:
- the LOC113932426 gene encoding T-cell surface glycoprotein CD1a-like, which translates into the protein MLFLQLVLLVVLLPGGDSEDAFQEPIAFQIILTISFYNHSWTQNLGSAWLDELQTHGWDNKTGALIFLWPWSRGNWNTEQLMKVEKLLYTYSIGFRQVFQDHVRHWQLEYPFQVQLAEGCKLHTGEASVGFVRIAYQGADLMSFQNMTWWPSPKGGSRAHHVCKLFNQYHVTNEEIHTLFTDSCPQFLLSLLDAGKEDIQRQERPEAWLSTGPSPGPGRLLLVCHVSGFHPKPVWVMWMRGEKEQQGTQRGDVLPLADGTWYLQTSLDVKASGAAGLSCRVRHSSLGGQDMVLHWEQPHSMGLVFLAVIVPLVLLAGLALWLWKRWKTHWRPQCTGFPLE